In a single window of the Pseudobacteriovorax antillogorgiicola genome:
- a CDS encoding HU family DNA-binding protein: MAKKKATKKKVSKKTAKKKVAKKKVAKKKATKKKVAKKTSTKKKVAKKATTRKTTARAAATTAVGKAFDKVSKARTKSQILTAISDKTGLSKKDVGGVFETLGDLIGFDLNKGPGSFTVPGLMKVVVVRKPATKARKGINPFTGQEMMFKAKPARNVVKVRPLKGLKEKV, translated from the coding sequence ATGGCCAAGAAGAAAGCAACGAAAAAAAAAGTTAGTAAGAAGACGGCAAAGAAAAAAGTAGCGAAGAAAAAAGTCGCCAAAAAGAAAGCAACAAAGAAAAAAGTGGCTAAGAAGACAAGTACGAAGAAAAAAGTTGCGAAGAAAGCAACAACCCGTAAAACAACAGCTCGCGCAGCTGCTACCACCGCGGTTGGCAAAGCCTTTGATAAGGTTTCTAAGGCTAGAACCAAGAGTCAGATTTTGACAGCCATTTCTGACAAGACAGGGCTTTCAAAAAAGGACGTAGGGGGTGTTTTCGAGACCTTGGGAGATTTGATCGGTTTCGATCTTAACAAAGGTCCAGGCTCATTTACCGTACCTGGTCTCATGAAGGTAGTTGTTGTTAGGAAGCCAGCGACAAAGGCTCGCAAAGGTATCAACCCTTTCACTGGACAGGAAATGATGTTTAAGGCTAAGCCTGCTCGTAATGTTGTGAAAGTTCGGCCTCTGAAGGGCTTGAAAGAAAAAGTCTAA
- the folK gene encoding 2-amino-4-hydroxy-6-hydroxymethyldihydropteridine diphosphokinase has translation MLYRYLIAFGSNIEPRLTHIESGLQNLQEHGQLISLSSIYHTKPVGPANQAFLNGALILDSTLEPALMMEVLLAIEAKAGRVRLKRWDNRTLDLDIILILDEKNQAVVSATEHLNVPHPYMAERDFVLVPCAEIAGDWTYQNTNLKSLADSCPKDNLLKKESSAKNAKTRLSQRGKA, from the coding sequence GTGCTGTACCGCTATTTGATAGCCTTCGGCTCCAACATCGAGCCTCGGCTAACTCATATTGAGAGCGGACTACAGAACTTGCAAGAACATGGGCAACTCATTTCCCTGTCTTCGATCTATCACACCAAACCGGTTGGCCCAGCCAATCAAGCTTTTCTGAATGGCGCTCTAATTCTCGACAGCACCCTTGAGCCTGCGCTCATGATGGAAGTTCTGCTAGCCATCGAGGCCAAGGCTGGACGTGTTCGCCTTAAGAGGTGGGATAATAGAACCTTAGATCTTGATATTATCTTGATCTTGGATGAAAAGAACCAAGCAGTAGTGTCCGCAACAGAACACCTGAATGTACCCCATCCCTACATGGCTGAGCGAGACTTCGTGCTGGTTCCCTGTGCGGAAATTGCTGGTGACTGGACTTACCAAAATACAAATCTTAAGAGCTTGGCTGATTCATGTCCCAAGGATAACTTACTCAAAAAGGAGAGTTCTGCGAAAAACGCGAAGACGCGTCTGTCGCAGCGTGGGAAGGCTTAG